The nucleotide sequence GAATCGCCAACCCTCTTCAGCGAACAGTTCTCGCGAGGCGATTTTCCAGACCAGCTTTCCCTCCTGAGTCAGATCCAGGCAGACCAGATCCGAAGTCAACTCACGGGATTGCTGGTTCGACGGGCAGTTCACCGGGGATCCCATCCGGGCATAAAGTCGTCCTGCGGAAATGGTCATCGTGTAGTAAGGGATACCGACCGAGACCCGATCCGGGATTTCATTCTGCTCGTCTGGGACGGAGGGATAGATGACAGCCGGATCGTCGCCACTCGACCGCCATGCCGGTTCGCCAGTGAGCAGGTTCCAGGCCCGAATCGAATCCGAGTCGTTAACGAGGACCGTGTTCTCGTAGACGACGGGAAAATAGCTGAGCGGTTCGAACTGAAAAGGAAATGGATCGACCGGGCGGCGCAACAGATTGGGCTTCAGAGGGCGTAGCCACCTCAGTGAACCGACATCGACAGTCTCGGGGCTGTTCCAGCTTCGGGTCGGTGTCATGGCAAACGTTTCGACGGTTCCCGTTTTCGAGTTCGGGACCCACGTTTGTGATTCTTCCAGCAGGTTTTTCAGTCGGTCAGCCAGGATGACTCGTTCACCGGCAAGCCAGCCTTCGGACGTGGGGTAGCGTTCTGTGAACTGGCGCAACTCTTCGGTGGCACGGTAGCGGTCCTGTTCCAGTATCGAGCACATCACGATGCGAGCGAGTATGGTCGGTTGATCGAGATCGGCGTCGGGATACCGCAGAACTGAAGGATAGTTGAGGGGATCGACCTTTTCCGGCAGCGGGACGAGTTGTTCCCACCACGATCGGGCCGCCGAAAATTCTCCGCGATCCCATGCTGCTTCACCCAGTGCCAGCAGAGCATCATCACCGTAGCTGCTCATGAAAAATTGATGGACAATGCGCTGCAGTTCTCCCGCATCGCGGGTTCTCTGCCAGTTCTCGTACCAGCGCTTGGCCTGCGGATCGAACTTGCTGCGGTAGGACTGACGCCCTGCTTCAGGGATTCGCGAAAGCAGCACGTTGCAGCGGGATGAGACGTTCAGGTACGTGGCCACACCACCGGCAACACCAGCCTGCAGGCGGACCAGTCCCTTGTTTTCGCTTTGCGCAATCTCCTGCAGAATCGCAATTGCCTCGGTCCACCGTTCATCGGCCAGCAGGTCATTGACGGTTTCAAACCGCTTGAGAAGCTGACTATCAAAAGGAAGCGAGGCGTTTTCGCGGAACGAGCGATGCGGCGGCTGGTTGGTGTTCTGATTCCGGGCCTGCCTGTCACGCAGTTCCTCCGTCCCCTGTTCAGCTTCCGCCTCGTTAGGACGCTCTTGTGCCAGAGACGCTGAAGTTCCTGCGAGAATCCCCCACACGATTGCGATCAGGGCTGCGCGGGCCAAAGCATGAATTCGATCGACAGAGTGTCGAATTCCAGCAGACTGCAGCATGGACGTTCTCCAGGTCTTCGACCGACACGTACGACTCTCTGATCCTGCGAAAGCCGACACCGGATCGGCACTCCATTTAAGAGAGGCCCACGTGACGATGCAAGGTGTGGCCTCCTTCCATGACCGAAAGTCGGGGCATTTCTCGCTTCAGTCAGTGGGGGAGGGACTTCACCGCACCTTCGAAGATCGTGACCGCGTCACGGTGCCGGCCAATCGCGGATCCGCACGCTCTCTCTGCCGCTCCTGTCTGGCCTGCGGGATCGTAGGCGATGAGCGCAGATTATCTGCGCCGCCAACAGGGCCGAGGGACTTTTTGGGGTCGCTAAACTAAGAGGCTTCCCGCAGGGATGTTCCGATCCAGAAGAGCACCACCGCGGCAGTCAGAAGTCCGGGCATCCAGATCAGGCTGAAGCCAAACTGAAGCTGCCACCACGAGATGAGTGGTGTGGCCGTCAGCACCAGGAATTGCAGCGTAAGGCCGAGGTAATGCTTGATTCGCATGGTGGTTTGGCCGGCGCGAAAATGCTAATTGACCCGATCACATTGTGGCGAGTGTTCGATGGAGTGTCGCCCATGCTGCAGCCCAGTGTCCGTCGTCACTTCAACGTCGTTCGTAAAAGTGAGGCAATAGGCCGCCGAAGCGGACGACGGGGCCGGGCGATATGCTCTCTGATTAACCGAGATGCTGTCGTGAGCCCTGGATGAAGCCCATGACTTCAGCACGGCTGCTCTGATTGGTTTTGAAGAGTCCGCGGACGGCGCTGGTGATGGTCACGCTGCCCGGCTTGCGGATGCCTCGGATGGTCATGCAGGAATGGCCCGCTTCGAGCACGACGATGACTCCCTTTGGATCCAGTTCTTCCTGGAGAAGATCTGCGATCTGGTGGGTCATTCGTTCCTGCACTTGAGGTCGATGAGAGACCTCTTCGACAACGCGAGCCAGCTTGGAAAGCCCAACGACTTTTCCTCGCGGCAGGTAACCGACATGCGCGACGCCGATGAACGGCAGCAGGTGATGTTCACACATGCTGTTGAACGAGATATCACGAACCAGGACGAGTTCGTCATACTGTTCGGCGAAGACTTTCTTGAGATGCCGGCCTGGTTCGAGGTGCAGGCCCATGAACAATTCGGCATACATACGGGCGACGCGTGCGGGAGTTTCCAGCAGACCGTCTCGGTTGGGGTCTTCCCCGACCGCTGCCAGAATTTCCCGGATTGCGCGTTCAATTCGCGGCAGGTCTGCCGCGAAGGGAGTTTTCGCCGCCAGTGGCAGCGATGAGCTGCCACTGGAATGCGAACCGTGAATGCAATCGCCGTCTTCTTGCGTTGATGACTCACTCACAATACGAGCCCCCTTCAGGCATTGGCCAACTGACGTGACCGATTTTGCTTGATCGAGGGGGGCATGACGCCGCGCTCAAGTTCCCGAACTTCTGCGGTTGAGGCTTTGAATGCTTTTCGTAGCACTTCCGCAGCCGCTTCCGGTTTGGTCGTAGAACCACAGGTAAAAACGTCGGCCGCCACATATCCGTATTCGGGCCAAGTATGAATCGAAAGGTGGGATTCAGCCAGCACTGCCACTCCGGTGACACCTTGAGGACTGAATTCGTGCACAAAAATATTCAACAATGTCGCGTTTGCAGCTTGCACAGCGTCCCGCATTGAGCGTTCGACTCGCGCCGCGTCATTGATGATTTCGCCACAGCCCCACAATTCAATAATGACATGCCTGCCCAAGTGCTCCATCAAAACGCTCTCTTTCTAGCTTGTTGTCGGCGGTGGCCGACGCGGAAACATTGCCCACCCGTGGTGCTGATTCGATTTCGTCTTCAGTCGGTTGCGTGACACGGGTTTCATTCAAAAGGGTGACAGGGACAGAACACCTGACATGATCCAGGTGAACCGGACGCCCACATTTGCCGGTTTTGTCCGTAAAGGATCGTGAGAAGAGATTTCTGCGTGCAGCTTAAGGATGCTGCCGCGTCTCGAAGTTGCCTCCTGAACGGGACAAGATCATCACAAATCTCAGAGGCGGGGTCAATCCGCCTACCATTGTTTTAAGTAACCAAGTGCCGATCCAGTGGTCTTTTGCCCAAATAAAAGGACCTTTCCCCACGGATATCACACCGCCAAACGCTGTTTATCGGAATTAGTCGCATTTCCCGAATATCACGTCGGCCAATCTTGATGTTCCTGGCACCGCGAGTCGGCCGCCCGCGGCGTCATCGAATTGGTGAAGTGATCTCGGCTCACTCTGCCCGGCCTTTTGAGTGAAACCCATCGACGAAGCGAACGGAACTGTCAGAGAGCAGGTGGGTTACCCGGCGGAACAGCAAATTCTGCCGACCGGGCTTCAAAAATGCAGCGGAATCAGTTCTACGCCGGGGCGCGATGAATCGTTGGCGCTTTTCGACGTTCTGTCGCTGGATTCAACCCCACTGATTCAACCACACGAATGCGAAGCATGCCCGGCGCCAGGCTGGGGGTCGTTATTTTCCGGCCGCCCTTCGATGTAGAACCAGTTATGAATCGGTTTGAGAATGGCCTGAACTTCTGCGAGCAGTGTGAGATCGATCGGTTCGTCCGCCCAGCGTGCCCACTCCCGAATTCGCTCGGGACGTGCCGAGCCGGTGACGCAGGTCGTCATATCGGGATTAGCGAGTGAGAATTGCAGTGCCAGTTTAGCGATGTCGGTTCCGCGACTGGCGCAGTGATCTGCTGCGGCTTTCGCGATTCGCCGAACTTCCGGGGTCGCCTTGTGCCAGGCGGGTAGCGGATCATTCGTCAACAGGCGTGCCGAAAACGGGGCCGCGTTCATGATCCCCACATGCTTCGATTTCAGATACGGAACCAGATCCCCAAACATGGTGTTCTGCAAGGTGTAGTGGTTGTACGAGAGCACGACGTCGAGATTGGTCTGGTCGAGGATGAATTTGAAGATCTTCATGGGATATCCCGACACCCCGATAAACCGGACTTTGCCTTGCTGCTTGATCTTGAGCAGCGCGGGAAGAGTCTCGTCAATAATCTGCTGCATCTCCACGAATTCGATATCATGGCACAGGCAGATATCCAGGTAATCGACACCCATCCGGTGCAGGCTGATGTCCACGCTTTCCATGACGCGGCGAGCCGAAAAGTCGAAATGAGCCTTGTCGTACCGCCCCAGTTTGGTGCCGAGGATGTATCGGTCCCGCGGAATTCCTTTCAGGGCTGGACCGAGCAACACCTCGGACATTCCTCGCCCGTAGAACGGCGACGTATCGATAAAGTTGATTCCAACATCCAGCGCCGCAGGGACAGACGCCATCGCCTCGCTGATCTCGACCGGGCGAAACTCGGCTCCCAGCGACGACGCACCGAAACTGAGAGCTGACAGTTTGAGACCGGTGTTTCCAAGCGTGCGATATTCCACGGTAGGCCGTCCTGATAGGGGGTCGAGTCGCGAATCATCCGCCGTTGCCCGCCCTGTGATTCCCCAATGGAACAGTAGGCAAGGCGAAACCAACGCGGGGTACCAGAGTACACAATCGGACACTCAATCGACAGGTCTTCTTCGGCATCGGACCTGTGCCGTCAATGGCCTGTTTGTGGGGAAACGAAGCAATCCCCGGCGAATCGGGGCGGTGGGTGTTCCCACCACACACCGTGACTTTGCTCACGCTGCCGAGCGATCGGTTCTGTCCCAGCGCTCTGCCGCGGAAAAACCCGAGGTCGAGAGGAAGCAAAGCTTTCTCGACCTTGGGCCTTGAGGTACTCCGCCTGAGCGAGCTTCTCACACAAGTGATGATCCCCGCTTGTGTGACTGCCACCAGCGACGAATTCCACGAACGCTTTCTAAGACGGGAGCGATTGCCGTTTTCTCGGGCTGCGGGCTCGCTGAGGGGCGGGAACCCGGCGGTGCGGCAGCGAAGCCGTCCCGACATCCCGTTCGGGCAACGCGGACGTTGCGAGTGCCGGATGCGCGATGACCATTGGCTTGATCGACGTTTGGGCCGTTGGCAGGGTCTCGGACAATCGTCTGGAGAACTGTTCCTGGATTCCGTTGGCGATTTCCGTAACGACATCCCACGTATGGCGCGCACTCGGTTCAGAGACGTAGCGTGTCAGGTAGAAAGCCGCCCAACGGAGCACGATGCTGGCCAGGAACATGATCTGGAAATTTTCGATCGAGAAACCCAGGATCTCCACGTGGAATCCCGTGAGCACCTGCATCATCCATCCTGCCAGGATCGAGGTGATCCCGCCGACCATTCCGGCAATCGCCGTGGTCGCCGCGATGTACATCGTGCGGTTTTCGGTGGGCGAATTTTTGATCATGAATCCATTGTTCGCGATCAGAATTCCCGCATTCAGCACCGCGTCGAGCATGAAGCACGGCGTCAGCACCCAGAAGGCGATGTTCGGAGATCGCGGAACAAGGAGTAACGCCAGCATGTTGCTCGATTTGAGGGCGACACACATCACGAGCACCGGCTGTGATCCGTGCAGATCGGCCCACCGCCCCATGGTTCGGGAAAGCATTGCTCCCCCAATCCACGAGATCGTCCAGAGCATCAGCACATGGAACAGGTCCATGCCGATTTCTGCCAGCAGGTAAAGGCTGATGAAGGGGGCACCCGCCATGGCGGCGAAGTTCCAGAAGCACATGAAGCCGATGTAGCGGCGAAATTCGCAGTTGCGGAATGGTTCGGCCAGCACCGACCAGAGCCGTGGTGAGGGAACCTGCTTCACGGGAGGTTCGAAAACCTTCCGAAACAGCAGCAGATCAATCACACCCAGGGCCGTACCGACGCATGTCATCACGGCATAGCTGACCTCAAGTGACAGACCGCTGTGCAGGACGAAGAACGCCGCGGCCAGCAGCGAGGCGGCAGCCGTCACCTGCATCCACAACTGACGGCTTCCCCAGAAGCTGCTCAGTCCTTCATGAGGCAGATAGTCTCCCATCCAGCTCAGCCATAGCGGCGAACTGAAGTGGAGCAGTGTCTGGTTGATGGCGGTGGTGAGCAGCAGTACCCAGATCCAGAACTCGCTGGAATACCCGGGAAACATCCACGGTCCTACTGCCGTCGGCAGCAGCATCAGGCGGTGGGTGAGCGCCGCCCAGAACCACCAGTGACGACGGTATCGCAGGTGATTAACCATCACGGCTGCGACGAATTGCATGAAGAGCATCAGCGTCGGCAGTGCTCCGAGAATTCCGATGTGGAACTCATTCGCACCCATCGACCGTATGTATGCGATCGTCGCCGGAGAGGTTGTCAGTTGCGTATATGCGGCGGCCAGGCAACCAGCGACAATGATCGCTCGCTTTGCACCGTTCAGAGACCACACGATGGTATTTCCAAGGGAAGACTTGAAGAATTACGAGTGCCGGAGCATCGAAATCCGTTCATGAGGGGGAGTTGGTGTGAGAGGAGGAGGGGCGGGTTCTATCATGGGACGCATGTTCAGGGAATAGCGATTTGGACAGGATTTTCTGTCGCATTTCGGTCTTCCGCGAAGGCGTCCCTACTTGTACCGAGGTGGGGGTACCTCAGGCTAGCACTTACTGCAGAAACTCAGCTGAATTCGTGTTTGTAGTGTCGCTTTTCCTGCCGGCTGAACGGCACATGACTGCGCCCTTCCTGATCGAGAAGCCCTGCAACAAACCCGTTTACAGCATTGCCCTTACGGGGGACACGGGGATGACACGGCTCAGGGGATCAGGTTCGCCTTCAGGAAAAGAGCTTCGACGGCCCTCACGTAGTCAGCATTGTCCTTCTTCGCAAATCCATGTCCTTCGTTATCGGCATAAACGGTCCAGACGGTACGGTCATTCGCGCGAACTTTGCTTGCAATCTGTTCAGCTTCGTAAAATGGGACGCGAGGATCGTTTCGTCCGTGGACGACAAGCAGGGCGGAGCGAATCTTGTCTGCATGGTTCAGCGGGCTGATCCGTTCGAAAAACGCTTTCATCTCGGGCAGGCGTTCATCCCCGTATTCAGCACGCCGCAAGTCCACCCGGTAACCAGCCGTTTTCTCCAGGAAGGTGACAAAGTTGGCGATCCCGACGACGTCGATTCCCGCTTTGATGCGATCTCCGAAATGCGTCAGCGACGCCAGTGTCATGTAGCCCCCGTAGGAACCCCCGGCCACGGCGATCCTCGATGCATCGAGTTCCGGCTGCTGTTCGATCCAGTCAAGCAGTGCTCCGATGTCTTTCACGCTATCTTCGCGTTTCTCGGCGTTATCCAGCTTAAGATACGTCTTCCCATATCCGCTGGAACCTCGCACATTCGGGCAGATGACAGCGATTCCCAGTTCGTTGAGGTAGTACTGGATGTTGGGTGAGAAGAACGGCTGATACTGCGCTTCCGGACCACCATGAATGCTGATGTAAACGGGGAAGCGGGGCTCGGTCCCTCCCTGTCCGGTCCTGGTCTGTTCCGGCTTGAGGCGCGGCTGGAAGTAATACGCGGGGATCATCCGTCCGTCGAACGTACGGTATCGAATGCGAGTCGGGGTGACGAAGGATTCGGGGTCCAGACCACCGACTTCGCTGAAGGTCCACCGGGTGAGTTCGCCCGTTTCCAGCAAAATGGAATAAGCATCAGGAGGGGCATCGGGGCGTGCGAGTGTAAAGCCGATGCGCTTGCCGTCGGCGGAAAAGTCGACTCCGGAAATCACACCGAGCGGGACCTGAAGTTCACGTCGGGTCAAATTGCCTTGAGCCAGCAGAAAAAGTCGCGTGGCGCCATCTTCATTGACGGTCAAGGCCAGCTCGCTCGTGACCCGGTTGACCGCCAATTCGTTCACGTCCCATTCCAGGTCCGTGGTTAACCACTGGTAGGAATGGGTGGATCGATCCAATTTGGCCAGACGCCGGAACTCGTTTCCGGCATCACTGGTGAGGAAGATCGATTTGCCGTCAGCCGAGAATGCCATCGTCCCGAAAGCGGCTTTTTCGTCCGATGCGAGATCGGGTGGCACTGGAAGATCCGTACGGGCTCCGGAGTCAATATCCAGCACGGCGGGATAGGTCTCATTAATCGAGACATACCGCGAAATCAGGACCTGCTTTCCATCGGGTGACCAGTCGTGTGCGTGCCAGGTCTGATTCTCGACTTGCATCAGCAGCTTTGTCCCGTTCGGCTGCCCCAGGTCACACAGGTACAGATCGCCATCGCGCCCGTTCCGGCGATTACTCGAAAAGAGAAATCGATTTCCGTTCGGATCCATGGCACCCAGCCTGTTTCGACTGGTTCCGTCCGTCAGCAGAGCGGTCGTGTACTGTTGGCGATCGAACAGATAGATCTGATCATTTTCATTGCCACCCCGATCCTTCAGCAGCAGGATTGAACCGCTGGCGGACTGTGGCAGGAATCGTCCGGTAACAGGTTCCTCCGAGAACGTGATCTGCTCCCGCCGACCTCCGGGAGTATAGACCCGGTGCAGTTGAGACGAGTTACCAAAACGGGTGTTAATCAGAATTCCCGTTCCGTCTGGGGCCCAGCCTCGAAATGCCGCTCCGCGAACGTTCTGGTATTGCGCCAGTCGCTCAAGCATTTCCGGGGGGACAACGGGGACATCCTGCGCTTCGATCGCGGCGGGTTTCCGCGGATCGGTCTGGGCCACTGCTTCGCTGGCCGCGAAACGGACCGCGCCAAGAATCATCGAGAGCCAGGTTAAGCGGAGTGTCCAGGTCTTCATAGGATCTCTTTCATGAACTGCGAATGGCGGTTCTCGATGAATTCGTCTCGTGCGATGCTGATAGAATCAACGTCTCTCTTCGTGTTGCGTGCGACTTCAGGCGTCTCGAAGTTCAGCCCCCTGCGTCCATTTCGGCAGCGATCTGGATGTAAGCGATCTGGATGTCGTAGAGCGTCCTTCCGCAATCCGCCGTACTGAGGGTGAGGGGTCGAGGGTCAGTGGGGTCAGTCAGGTAGTGAGACGCCCGCCAGTCGATGAACGGCTTCCCATTCTTCACGAGTGACGGGTTGAATCGACAGCCTCATCCCGCGCTTCATGACGAGCATTTTGCTGGTTGTGTCGTCTTCGGCCAGCATGTCCCGGGTGACAGGTTGGGGGAACTTCTGGATCAGTTTGACATCGACCATGAACCAGCGGGGGTTCTCCGGATTTCCCTTTTCGTCGAAGTACTTGCTTTGGGGATCGAACGCGGTGAAGTCGGGGTAACTCGTGCGGACAATCTGCATAGTGCCGAACACCCCGAGCGGTTCCTCGCGGCTATGATAGAACAGCACCTGGTCCCCAAGCTGAACGTCATCTCGCAGAAAGTTGCGAGCCTGATAGTTACGGACACCATCCCAGGGGGCGGTCTTCCGGGGCGATTTCGCCAGATGTTCAATACCGAAAGCGGAAGGCTCGGATTTGAATAACCAGTACCGGCGCGGCGATTCGGCTGCTTTGTCTTTCTTCATACTCGCAAGCACTTCCCTGTAATCAAACTCAATCAGTACGACAGCCTAGTGTCAGTAATACATTGGCCCAGAGATGCTGGTCAGCGGTCTGGATCGTCAGGACATGGTCGCGGGACGCGACGGCTTCATAGAAGGCCCATTTGTCGATCGGTTCAAGCTCCAGCGTCGATCCCGAGTCGGCCAGAATGCGACGATAGTCGGCCCAGACAACGGGGTCCCCTTTCAGGGCGTAGGGATCATCAGCCGGAATTCCCATGGTGTTGATGGCATCGATGGGAATGGCGGTCAGCAGGGTCTCGAGAACCTGCGAGACTGTCACGATTCCCGGAGCCAGATTCAGACTGACCAGCCGGGCATTGGGACCCAGTGTGGTGGACGCGGGATAGTTTCCGTCCGCGATCAAAACCTTGGCGTGATGGCCTGCGCGAGCCAGGATTTCCAGAATTTCTGGATGCAGGAGTCGGTGCTTAAGCATTCAGGCGTTTCTCTGTTATGCAATCTCGAGGCGATTGGAACGACACAAGGGGACGGTAGGGATGGGGAGTTAGATTCCCAGTTCCTGCTTGACCTCCGAGAAACACTGGATGGCGAATTCCAGATCTTCACGGGTATGAGCGGCAGAAACCTGGGTCCGGATGCGCGCTTTCCCCAGCGGTACGACGGGATAGCTGAAACCGATCACGTAGACACCCTTCGCCAGCATCGCATCGGCGAACTTCGCAGCCAGTGCGGCGTCTCCG is from Schlesneria sp. DSM 10557 and encodes:
- the folE gene encoding GTP cyclohydrolase I FolE produces the protein MPLAAKTPFAADLPRIERAIREILAAVGEDPNRDGLLETPARVARMYAELFMGLHLEPGRHLKKVFAEQYDELVLVRDISFNSMCEHHLLPFIGVAHVGYLPRGKVVGLSKLARVVEEVSHRPQVQERMTHQIADLLQEELDPKGVIVVLEAGHSCMTIRGIRKPGSVTITSAVRGLFKTNQSSRAEVMGFIQGSRQHLG
- the speD gene encoding adenosylmethionine decarboxylase, which produces MEHLGRHVIIELWGCGEIINDAARVERSMRDAVQAANATLLNIFVHEFSPQGVTGVAVLAESHLSIHTWPEYGYVAADVFTCGSTTKPEAAAEVLRKAFKASTAEVRELERGVMPPSIKQNRSRQLANA
- a CDS encoding aldo/keto reductase, yielding MEYRTLGNTGLKLSALSFGASSLGAEFRPVEISEAMASVPAALDVGINFIDTSPFYGRGMSEVLLGPALKGIPRDRYILGTKLGRYDKAHFDFSARRVMESVDISLHRMGVDYLDICLCHDIEFVEMQQIIDETLPALLKIKQQGKVRFIGVSGYPMKIFKFILDQTNLDVVLSYNHYTLQNTMFGDLVPYLKSKHVGIMNAAPFSARLLTNDPLPAWHKATPEVRRIAKAAADHCASRGTDIAKLALQFSLANPDMTTCVTGSARPERIREWARWADEPIDLTLLAEVQAILKPIHNWFYIEGRPENNDPQPGAGHASHSCG
- a CDS encoding MFS transporter, with protein sequence MWSLNGAKRAIIVAGCLAAAYTQLTTSPATIAYIRSMGANEFHIGILGALPTLMLFMQFVAAVMVNHLRYRRHWWFWAALTHRLMLLPTAVGPWMFPGYSSEFWIWVLLLTTAINQTLLHFSSPLWLSWMGDYLPHEGLSSFWGSRQLWMQVTAAASLLAAAFFVLHSGLSLEVSYAVMTCVGTALGVIDLLLFRKVFEPPVKQVPSPRLWSVLAEPFRNCEFRRYIGFMCFWNFAAMAGAPFISLYLLAEIGMDLFHVLMLWTISWIGGAMLSRTMGRWADLHGSQPVLVMCVALKSSNMLALLLVPRSPNIAFWVLTPCFMLDAVLNAGILIANNGFMIKNSPTENRTMYIAATTAIAGMVGGITSILAGWMMQVLTGFHVEILGFSIENFQIMFLASIVLRWAAFYLTRYVSEPSARHTWDVVTEIANGIQEQFSRRLSETLPTAQTSIKPMVIAHPALATSALPERDVGTASLPHRRVPAPQRARSPRKRQSLPS
- a CDS encoding prolyl oligopeptidase family serine peptidase gives rise to the protein MKTWTLRLTWLSMILGAVRFAASEAVAQTDPRKPAAIEAQDVPVVPPEMLERLAQYQNVRGAAFRGWAPDGTGILINTRFGNSSQLHRVYTPGGRREQITFSEEPVTGRFLPQSASGSILLLKDRGGNENDQIYLFDRQQYTTALLTDGTSRNRLGAMDPNGNRFLFSSNRRNGRDGDLYLCDLGQPNGTKLLMQVENQTWHAHDWSPDGKQVLISRYVSINETYPAVLDIDSGARTDLPVPPDLASDEKAAFGTMAFSADGKSIFLTSDAGNEFRRLAKLDRSTHSYQWLTTDLEWDVNELAVNRVTSELALTVNEDGATRLFLLAQGNLTRRELQVPLGVISGVDFSADGKRIGFTLARPDAPPDAYSILLETGELTRWTFSEVGGLDPESFVTPTRIRYRTFDGRMIPAYYFQPRLKPEQTRTGQGGTEPRFPVYISIHGGPEAQYQPFFSPNIQYYLNELGIAVICPNVRGSSGYGKTYLKLDNAEKREDSVKDIGALLDWIEQQPELDASRIAVAGGSYGGYMTLASLTHFGDRIKAGIDVVGIANFVTFLEKTAGYRVDLRRAEYGDERLPEMKAFFERISPLNHADKIRSALLVVHGRNDPRVPFYEAEQIASKVRANDRTVWTVYADNEGHGFAKKDNADYVRAVEALFLKANLIP
- a CDS encoding EVE domain-containing protein → MKKDKAAESPRRYWLFKSEPSAFGIEHLAKSPRKTAPWDGVRNYQARNFLRDDVQLGDQVLFYHSREEPLGVFGTMQIVRTSYPDFTAFDPQSKYFDEKGNPENPRWFMVDVKLIQKFPQPVTRDMLAEDDTTSKMLVMKRGMRLSIQPVTREEWEAVHRLAGVSLPD
- a CDS encoding RbsD/FucU family protein, translated to MLKHRLLHPEILEILARAGHHAKVLIADGNYPASTTLGPNARLVSLNLAPGIVTVSQVLETLLTAIPIDAINTMGIPADDPYALKGDPVVWADYRRILADSGSTLELEPIDKWAFYEAVASRDHVLTIQTADQHLWANVLLTLGCRTD